A genomic segment from Geitlerinema sp. PCC 7407 encodes:
- a CDS encoding CHAT domain-containing protein — translation MNTFEITIQRKSGAYWPIVVEHTRPGVLLPIRAEGFLQLTQEDFSELTSLLGQPRNYGTRLGKALFRDEVRDAFVCALRDSTEPLRVLLFIEAEDRELRSLRWERLCANIDDGWYLLAIEQRTPFSLYIPAITDRRFPPIGRRDLRSLVLVASPSGLGRFSLDSFDVEATVESVRQALGEIPCDVLATVNGAIGLPNLDELCKQLTDRTKQYTLLHVVCHGKLIEGGETVLYWAKADNSVEPVTGTRLLERLRSLRGARGLPHFAFFSTCESASSEAEEALGGLAQRLVRDLGMPAVVAMTEKVTIKTAQALAKSFYRQLKESGEVDLALNEATAGLAERHDITVPALFSRLGGRPLFSDKLDRDLTNAEIQFGLERLQNLLIERAPVLQEKLKQQADILDRTLGADATALSKEARQERKETLEEVNNLCDEVLDLSFNALALEQQPPKYDSRCPFRGLSPFRVEDQEFFFGRDRLIEQLRQKLTKHNFLAVLGASGSGKSSVLLAGLIPQLQSQQPNLQLVYLTPSSEPLVQLNASLSHLTPEPSVLLVDQFEELFTLCTDEAKRVEFIDRLLNLAQQQKTIITMRADFWGECASHRQLKELMQARQELIAPMDSGELRKAIEMQASHVHLRFEAGLSHLILDEVQGEPGAMPLLQHALLELWKRRHGRWLRCKEYEAIGGVRMAIAKTADDVYNSLPSNEQDQVRDIFVRLTRLDESTVQGEKRRDTRRRVWLDELVPKGGDLTATKQLVKRLADEGARLVVTSTGPATNKETVEVAHEALIRYWPSLQQWLEENRSNLQLREAIRQAALDWDENQRKEEYLEHRGGRLEDAEVLSKQTGFLNQLEAEYVDACVELRDRQRRKEKRQFMVVSIFSIVASALAVFSTILYRRAEIGQITALRQTSEARFAVNRYTVDGLLVGLDAASRFQSLLWGNPRMQEDMQATLAAAGYWTREHNRLKGHQATVQSVRFSPNGDRLATASYDNTVNLWHSDGRLIKILKEHTEPVVSVSFSPNGQTIASGSQDGTVRLWDRNGNPIRMINTHKNTVFSVQFSPDGQTIATGSDDGTVQLWRTDGQLLNTIQGHSNVVRGVSFSPDGNRIVTISDDRTVKLWRRDGTLQKILSAHTDVVTSADFSPDGEMFATASLDRKVKLWSQEGQLLETLDHPQEVWSVRFSRDGQTIASSSTDGSVNLWARDGRKLDTWAAHEGQIPSVDFSPDGQMLVTASNDKLTKIWQVNRSWLTVLVGHNGFVNSVQFSPDGKWVVSAGSDKMVRLWSPSGKLLSTLKGHQSEIYSVSFSPDGQTIASASNDETVRLWSVERQALKILQGHQGAVNQVSFSPDGQIIASVSDDATARLWRSDGTELRTFRGHQGRVLSVSFSPNGQIIATAGDDRTVRLWGLDGKELKIFREHTNPVRHVSFSPNGQIIASASSDESIKLWSLDGKVIATLRGHTAAVLEVSFSPDGQTIASASSDRTIKLWRRDGTLITTLIGHQADVNAVSFSPDNQWLASADLNGVVLLWKVSNLNLKELLEKGCSQIRDYLKTQPNSSHHFCN, via the coding sequence ATGAACACCTTCGAGATTACCATCCAGCGCAAATCAGGTGCATACTGGCCGATTGTTGTCGAACATACCCGACCGGGCGTGCTTCTACCTATCCGCGCTGAAGGGTTTCTCCAGCTTACTCAGGAGGATTTTTCGGAACTCACTAGCCTACTAGGACAGCCGAGGAACTACGGTACGCGCTTGGGCAAAGCACTGTTTCGAGACGAAGTGCGCGATGCCTTTGTCTGTGCTTTACGCGACTCGACTGAACCTCTGCGGGTACTGCTGTTTATCGAAGCCGAAGACAGAGAACTGAGAAGCTTGCGTTGGGAAAGGCTGTGCGCCAACATTGATGACGGTTGGTATCTGTTAGCCATTGAGCAGCGAACGCCTTTTTCCCTGTATATCCCCGCCATTACTGATCGCCGCTTTCCTCCCATTGGACGGCGGGACTTGCGATCGCTGGTATTAGTAGCCAGTCCCTCTGGACTCGGACGGTTTAGCTTAGACTCCTTCGATGTAGAGGCGACTGTAGAGAGCGTCCGGCAAGCGCTGGGAGAAATTCCTTGTGATGTGCTGGCTACCGTTAATGGAGCGATCGGACTTCCCAACTTAGATGAACTGTGCAAGCAGCTCACCGACCGAACCAAGCAATACACCTTGCTGCACGTTGTCTGCCACGGCAAGCTGATCGAGGGAGGAGAGACGGTTCTCTACTGGGCCAAAGCCGATAATTCCGTCGAACCAGTAACCGGGACTCGCTTGTTAGAACGGTTGCGATCGCTACGAGGAGCGAGGGGTCTACCGCACTTTGCCTTTTTCTCCACTTGTGAGAGTGCTAGTTCAGAAGCAGAAGAGGCATTAGGGGGATTAGCTCAGCGCTTGGTGCGCGATCTGGGGATGCCTGCGGTGGTGGCGATGACTGAAAAAGTGACAATCAAGACCGCCCAAGCTTTGGCAAAGAGCTTTTACCGTCAACTGAAGGAGTCGGGAGAGGTAGACTTAGCTTTGAATGAAGCGACAGCAGGACTCGCGGAACGTCACGACATCACTGTCCCAGCTTTGTTCAGCCGTCTGGGGGGACGCCCCCTTTTCAGTGACAAGCTTGACCGAGACCTAACCAACGCCGAAATTCAGTTTGGTTTAGAGCGTCTGCAAAACTTGCTGATTGAGCGGGCACCCGTGCTGCAAGAGAAGTTGAAGCAGCAGGCAGATATCCTGGATAGAACACTGGGTGCAGATGCAACCGCACTAAGCAAAGAAGCACGTCAGGAGCGAAAGGAGACTTTAGAGGAGGTCAACAACCTCTGTGATGAAGTCCTCGACCTGAGCTTCAACGCTTTGGCATTGGAGCAGCAACCACCAAAATATGATTCTCGTTGTCCTTTCCGAGGGCTATCTCCCTTCCGCGTCGAAGACCAAGAGTTCTTTTTTGGACGCGATCGCCTCATTGAGCAACTGCGACAGAAGTTGACCAAGCATAACTTCTTAGCCGTGCTAGGAGCTTCCGGCTCTGGAAAATCATCCGTGCTGCTAGCTGGTTTGATTCCACAGCTACAGAGTCAACAGCCAAATTTACAGCTAGTCTACCTGACTCCAAGTAGCGAACCGCTAGTACAACTCAATGCAAGTCTTTCGCATCTGACTCCTGAGCCTTCAGTACTGCTGGTAGACCAGTTTGAGGAACTATTTACTCTATGTACTGATGAAGCCAAGCGAGTTGAATTCATCGACCGATTATTAAACCTTGCCCAGCAGCAGAAAACAATCATTACGATGCGGGCAGATTTTTGGGGAGAGTGCGCCTCCCATCGGCAGCTCAAAGAGCTGATGCAGGCAAGGCAAGAATTGATTGCGCCAATGGACTCCGGCGAACTCCGCAAAGCGATTGAAATGCAAGCATCCCACGTACATCTACGTTTTGAAGCGGGCTTGAGCCACTTGATTCTCGATGAGGTACAAGGAGAGCCAGGGGCAATGCCACTGCTGCAACATGCTTTACTAGAGCTGTGGAAGCGGCGACATGGACGGTGGTTACGCTGTAAAGAATACGAGGCGATCGGCGGTGTGAGGATGGCGATCGCAAAGACTGCTGATGATGTTTACAATAGCTTGCCATCTAATGAGCAAGACCAAGTCCGGGATATCTTTGTGCGCCTCACTCGCTTGGACGAGAGTACCGTACAGGGAGAAAAGCGACGGGACACGAGACGGCGAGTGTGGCTCGATGAGTTGGTACCCAAAGGAGGCGACCTAACGGCGACAAAGCAACTGGTGAAGCGTTTGGCAGATGAAGGAGCCAGACTGGTCGTCACCAGTACAGGCCCAGCCACCAATAAAGAAACAGTGGAGGTAGCTCATGAGGCGTTAATCCGCTACTGGCCGAGTTTACAACAATGGCTGGAGGAGAATCGCAGCAACTTGCAACTGCGGGAGGCTATCCGTCAGGCTGCACTAGATTGGGATGAAAACCAGCGAAAGGAAGAATATCTGGAGCATCGAGGCGGACGATTGGAGGATGCTGAGGTGCTATCCAAGCAAACTGGGTTTTTGAACCAACTCGAAGCTGAGTACGTAGATGCTTGTGTCGAGTTGCGCGATCGCCAACGTCGCAAGGAGAAACGTCAGTTTATGGTAGTTTCGATTTTCTCCATAGTGGCATCGGCGCTAGCCGTTTTTTCAACTATTCTGTATAGGCGAGCCGAAATTGGACAGATCACTGCCCTCCGGCAAACCTCAGAAGCCCGTTTCGCAGTCAATCGATATACAGTTGATGGGCTACTGGTTGGTTTGGATGCTGCCAGCCGCTTTCAATCACTCCTTTGGGGCAATCCGAGAATGCAGGAGGATATGCAGGCAACGTTGGCAGCAGCAGGTTACTGGACGCGAGAGCACAACCGTCTGAAAGGGCATCAAGCTACGGTTCAGAGTGTTAGATTTAGCCCAAATGGTGACAGACTTGCCACAGCCAGCTATGACAATACGGTGAATCTGTGGCACTCGGACGGCAGACTAATCAAAATCCTAAAGGAACATACAGAACCCGTAGTGAGCGTCAGTTTTAGTCCCAATGGACAAACGATTGCCTCTGGCAGTCAGGATGGAACAGTCAGGCTTTGGGATCGTAACGGCAATCCGATACGGATGATCAATACTCATAAGAACACGGTTTTCAGTGTCCAATTCAGCCCCGATGGTCAGACAATTGCCACAGGCAGCGATGATGGAACCGTGCAACTGTGGCGTACGGACGGTCAATTGCTCAACACTATCCAGGGACATAGTAACGTGGTCAGGGGAGTAAGTTTCAGCCCTGACGGAAATCGAATTGTTACAATCAGCGATGACAGGACAGTAAAGCTCTGGAGACGTGATGGAACGCTGCAGAAAATCCTCAGTGCACATACTGACGTTGTTACGAGTGCAGACTTCAGCCCAGATGGTGAAATGTTTGCAACCGCCAGTCTGGATCGAAAAGTAAAACTCTGGAGTCAAGAGGGTCAACTTCTAGAAACCCTTGACCATCCTCAAGAAGTATGGAGCGTCAGATTCAGTCGCGATGGACAAACGATTGCCTCCAGTAGCACTGATGGCAGTGTGAATCTTTGGGCGCGAGATGGCAGAAAACTTGACACATGGGCTGCTCATGAAGGACAAATTCCCAGTGTGGATTTTAGCCCAGATGGACAGATGCTTGTCACCGCTAGTAATGATAAGCTCACAAAAATTTGGCAGGTGAATCGAAGCTGGCTAACTGTGCTGGTTGGGCATAATGGTTTTGTAAATAGCGTTCAGTTTAGCCCGGATGGTAAATGGGTGGTGAGTGCAGGGTCTGACAAAATGGTAAGGCTTTGGAGCCCATCAGGTAAGTTACTCTCCACTCTAAAAGGGCATCAAAGTGAGATTTATAGTGTAAGCTTCAGCCCAGATGGGCAAACGATCGCCTCTGCTAGTAATGATGAAACTGTGAGGCTCTGGAGTGTAGAACGACAAGCACTAAAAATACTTCAAGGTCATCAAGGAGCCGTAAATCAGGTCAGCTTCAGTCCCGATGGACAAATAATCGCCTCTGTTAGTGATGATGCAACCGCAAGGCTTTGGCGCTCAGACGGTACAGAGCTTAGAACCTTTAGGGGGCATCAGGGTAGGGTATTAAGTGTCAGTTTCAGTCCCAATGGACAAATAATTGCTACTGCTGGTGACGACCGGACCGTGAGACTTTGGGGTTTAGACGGTAAAGAACTCAAGATATTTCGGGAACATACCAATCCAGTTCGACACGTCAGTTTCAGCCCCAATGGACAAATAATTGCCTCTGCTAGCAGTGATGAAAGCATCAAGTTGTGGAGTCTGGACGGAAAGGTTATTGCAACGCTGAGAGGACATACGGCTGCTGTGCTTGAGGTCAGTTTCAGCCCTGATGGACAAACCATCGCCTCTGCTAGTAGCGATCGGACGATCAAACTTTGGCGACGGGATGGAACGTTAATTACAACCCTAATCGGACATCAAGCTGACGTGAATGCTGTAAGTTTCAGTCCTGATAACCAATGGTTAGCTTCTGCTGATTTGAATGGAGTTGTCTTGCTGTGGAAAGTATCAAATCTCAATCTGAAGGAGTTGCTGGAGAAAGGCTGTAGCCAGATTCGCGATTACTTAAAAACCCAACCCAACAGTTCACACCATTTCTGCAATTAG
- a CDS encoding CHAT domain-containing protein translates to MNTFEFEIAIQSKSGDNSWPIVIRCKQPDGLTIHAKGILRLTQDDFEKLIEESENEKAYGTLLGKALFREEVRDTFIRAFSKSSQDNRLRILLAIEASQKDQVKTLHWERLCAPIDADGGWNLLARDRRVPFSLYIPTIIDRCFSPIGRRDLRALILVASPSNLETYKLASFDVETALSGVKEALGEIPYNFLANNVEGALGPPTLQELSKQLTNAPKPYTLLHFVCHGKLIDTGETVLYWATPDDQVLPITAKELLEELRHVGNQKNLPHFTFLCTCESAIPRAEEALGGLAQRLVRDLGMPAVVAMTRKVSVKTALAIGQSFYRRLRESGEVDVALQEATAGLGDRYDITVPALFSRLGGRPLFSDRLEDRELTDEEIGYGIGKLQKLIAERAPHASVLKQRFKTHAEKLNNVRGADSQAARNERRQALDELDNICDQVLDLSFDALAALGKEPPEYKAECPFPGLYSFGDKKYHKFFFGRDELIKELQEELEKDNFLAVIGPSGSGKSSVVLAGLIPKLKEQNPSLQWAYLTPGREPVKQLERRLERLSKVSEQQSVLLVDQFEELFTLCEDKDNRQEFITSLLTFASRRKVVMTMRADFLGECTFYPELSKRIEARPKLVGTMKPAELITVMKMQADKAGLRFETGLSNSILNEVQEEPGAMPLLQYALQELWKRRHGRWLCDEEYQAIGRVQQAIAKTADDFYNSLPASEQELVRNIFFRLTRLDESAVQGEKRRDTRRRVELEDLVPEGGDLAVTKKLVQQLAGEGARLVVTSRNDATGNEEVEVAHEALIRYWSMLQNWLDQNRSNLQLRETISQAAEHWEKHKNQPDKDTYLIHQGGRLQDAEDLLKQPKFVYLNPQETEYLKACVELRDRQRNLQRLATTGVIVVAVIMTGLVVWLGYAFQQTKRQQVEQYAAAAKALLATNPTEGLVNAISAVGLAKSFFVRFPNYSMPASAQNSLFTAVQISREQNSFETNTELVRAVAFSTDGQTIVIVGGDGTSSTSKVQLLNSKGQDLKKTCEVAGFVTSVAISGDGQIIVIAGQNRKVGLWNRHNQCFKEEFSTPIIPHSSFASIRHKVATLSQVRPVAISSDGTMIVSGEDDGKVGIWTRQGISLVLPFKAHDSTITSIVISSDGKTIVTAGNDGKVGLWNRLGKPLVTPFKVCDEGIQCYINSVAISPDGQTIVTAGNDVKSGGKGFDGSVRLWDRQGKRLVADFSVPADHSVTSVAISPDGQTIVTGGGDGKVGLWHYNARSHEVSPLSEPFKGHGLYIGSVFGKYDTNVHSVSISPDGHTIVTGGSDSTVKLWSVQAQPLPDSFKIPLPQGYHESFITNSLKTAITPDGHILVTDYEGNLQLWKRPGRNPRAPISSFTQNESLYKLAISSDGQTIFGLNTKENKVQEWNRQGKAADSPFSMKKGISYVAISPNGQTIASLDDKQVQVWNRQGQRIGVAPLPKSKISSVAISPDGQTIVAGGEHGQVMLWNRPWWHPRIPFLAYKGNTIVSPSISRSTTPPVRSVDISADNQSIISLNGDEIYLWNREGQPLSPPFSHEKGINSAVISADGHTIVIGGSDGTVKSWDIRLDTWLKVACERLRYHPVLATPKTEVAKEAKATCKQYAWNLKR, encoded by the coding sequence ATGAACACCTTTGAGTTCGAGATTGCCATTCAGAGCAAGTCAGGTGATAATAGCTGGCCCATTGTTATCAGGTGTAAGCAACCGGATGGTTTAACCATTCATGCCAAAGGAATTCTCCGTCTCACTCAGGATGACTTTGAAAAACTCATAGAAGAGAGCGAAAACGAGAAAGCATACGGTACACTCCTGGGCAAAGCTCTGTTTCGAGAAGAAGTGCGAGATACATTTATCCGCGCATTTTCCAAAAGCAGCCAGGACAACCGCCTGCGAATATTACTCGCGATCGAAGCATCCCAAAAAGACCAAGTAAAAACCTTGCATTGGGAAAGATTATGCGCTCCCATTGATGCTGATGGGGGATGGAATCTGTTAGCCCGTGATCGCCGCGTACCCTTTTCACTCTACATCCCTACAATTATCGATCGCTGCTTTTCTCCCATTGGACGGCGAGACTTAAGGGCGTTGATACTTGTGGCGAGTCCCTCCAATTTAGAAACATATAAATTAGCATCTTTTGATGTTGAGACAGCTTTGTCAGGAGTCAAAGAAGCGCTGGGTGAAATTCCTTATAACTTTCTAGCAAATAATGTTGAAGGTGCGCTCGGTCCACCCACTCTACAAGAACTATCCAAACAATTGACAAATGCTCCAAAGCCATACACCTTACTGCATTTTGTTTGTCATGGGAAGTTGATTGATACGGGAGAGACAGTTCTTTACTGGGCGACACCCGATGATCAAGTTCTGCCAATTACTGCCAAAGAATTGCTAGAGGAACTGCGTCATGTCGGCAATCAGAAAAATTTACCTCATTTTACGTTCCTCTGCACTTGCGAAAGTGCCATTCCCAGAGCAGAAGAAGCATTAGGTGGATTAGCACAACGGTTGGTGAGGGATTTAGGAATGCCGGCCGTAGTGGCGATGACCCGCAAAGTGAGCGTCAAGACAGCTTTAGCGATCGGACAAAGCTTTTATCGACGACTCAGAGAGTCGGGAGAAGTAGATGTAGCGTTGCAGGAAGCAACAGCGGGACTGGGAGACCGCTATGATATTACGGTTCCTGCCTTGTTTAGCCGCTTGGGTGGTCGTCCTTTGTTTAGCGATCGCCTCGAAGATCGCGAACTAACCGACGAGGAAATCGGGTATGGCATTGGGAAGCTCCAAAAGCTGATCGCAGAGCGGGCACCTCATGCTTCTGTGCTCAAGCAGAGATTTAAAACGCATGCCGAAAAACTGAATAATGTACGAGGAGCAGATTCACAGGCTGCCCGTAATGAGCGTCGTCAGGCTTTAGATGAACTCGACAACATCTGTGACCAAGTACTCGATCTCAGCTTTGATGCTCTGGCAGCCTTGGGTAAGGAACCACCAGAATACAAGGCTGAGTGCCCCTTCCCTGGCCTTTATTCCTTCGGCGACAAAAAATACCACAAGTTCTTCTTTGGGCGCGATGAGCTGATTAAAGAGTTACAAGAGGAGCTGGAAAAGGATAACTTCTTAGCCGTTATCGGCCCTTCCGGCAGTGGCAAGTCATCGGTAGTGCTAGCTGGGCTGATTCCCAAGCTTAAGGAGCAAAACCCTAGCCTACAGTGGGCTTACCTAACACCGGGTAGGGAGCCAGTCAAACAACTAGAAAGACGATTAGAAAGACTATCGAAAGTATCAGAACAACAGTCAGTACTGCTAGTAGATCAATTTGAGGAACTTTTTACCCTTTGTGAGGATAAAGACAATCGACAAGAATTCATCACAAGTTTGTTAACCTTTGCCTCCCGGCGGAAAGTCGTCATGACGATGCGGGCGGACTTTTTGGGCGAATGTACCTTTTATCCAGAGTTGAGTAAGCGGATTGAAGCCCGACCAAAATTAGTTGGGACGATGAAACCCGCTGAACTAATTACAGTAATGAAGATGCAGGCAGACAAGGCGGGACTGCGCTTTGAAACTGGCCTGAGCAACTCAATTCTCAATGAGGTACAAGAAGAGCCAGGGGCGATGCCACTGCTGCAATATGCTTTGCAGGAACTGTGGAAGCGGCGACATGGGCGATGGTTGTGTGATGAAGAGTACCAAGCCATCGGTAGAGTTCAGCAGGCAATAGCCAAAACTGCTGATGATTTTTACAATAGCTTGCCAGCTTCTGAGCAAGAGCTTGTCCGGAATATCTTCTTTCGCTTAACACGATTGGATGAGAGTGCCGTACAAGGGGAAAAACGACGGGATACGCGACGACGAGTGGAGCTAGAGGATCTGGTGCCGGAAGGTGGTGATCTGGCTGTGACAAAGAAGCTGGTGCAGCAGTTGGCCGGTGAAGGAGCACGATTGGTGGTTACAAGTCGGAACGACGCCACGGGTAATGAAGAAGTGGAAGTCGCCCATGAAGCTTTAATCCGTTACTGGTCAATGTTGCAGAATTGGTTAGATCAGAACCGCAGCAACCTGCAATTACGAGAGACTATAAGTCAAGCAGCAGAGCATTGGGAAAAACACAAGAATCAGCCAGACAAAGACACCTATTTAATTCATCAGGGGGGGCGATTACAAGATGCCGAAGATCTATTGAAACAACCTAAATTTGTGTACCTGAATCCACAAGAAACTGAATATTTAAAGGCTTGTGTGGAGCTGCGCGATCGCCAACGCAACCTACAGCGGCTGGCTACTACAGGCGTGATTGTTGTTGCTGTAATCATGACGGGATTAGTTGTCTGGCTAGGATACGCATTCCAACAGACAAAACGACAGCAGGTGGAACAGTATGCAGCAGCAGCAAAAGCTTTACTAGCTACGAATCCTACAGAAGGGTTAGTCAATGCTATTAGTGCTGTTGGACTAGCTAAGTCATTTTTTGTCCGTTTTCCCAACTACTCAATGCCAGCTTCCGCTCAAAACAGTTTATTCACTGCGGTTCAAATAAGTCGGGAACAAAATTCCTTTGAAACCAATACAGAATTAGTTAGAGCTGTTGCATTTAGTACCGATGGACAGACCATTGTCATTGTGGGAGGTGATGGAACGAGTTCTACTAGCAAGGTGCAATTATTGAACAGTAAGGGTCAAGATTTGAAAAAAACCTGTGAAGTCGCAGGTTTTGTCACGTCTGTTGCCATTAGTGGGGATGGGCAGATTATCGTCATTGCCGGACAAAATCGCAAGGTGGGACTTTGGAACCGCCACAATCAGTGCTTTAAAGAAGAATTTTCTACCCCCATAATTCCCCATTCTTCCTTCGCAAGTATTAGACACAAAGTTGCGACTCTGTCTCAGGTTAGACCTGTCGCTATCAGCTCAGATGGAACAATGATTGTTAGTGGAGAAGACGATGGCAAAGTGGGAATTTGGACTAGGCAGGGTATATCCCTTGTTCTACCATTCAAAGCCCATGATAGTACTATCACGTCTATCGTTATCAGTTCAGATGGAAAAACCATCGTTACTGCTGGAAATGATGGCAAGGTGGGACTTTGGAACCGCCTGGGTAAACCCCTCGTTACACCCTTCAAAGTCTGTGATGAGGGCATCCAGTGTTACATCAATTCTGTAGCTATCAGTCCTGATGGACAGACCATCGTTACTGCTGGAAATGATGTTAAGTCTGGGGGAAAAGGATTCGATGGCAGCGTTCGATTGTGGGATCGCCAGGGGAAGCGCCTGGTTGCAGACTTTTCAGTCCCTGCCGATCATAGTGTCACATCTGTCGCTATCAGTCCTGATGGACAGACCATCGTTACTGGGGGAGGTGATGGCAAGGTAGGACTGTGGCACTACAACGCTCGGAGCCATGAAGTTTCCCCTCTGAGTGAACCATTTAAAGGCCACGGTCTCTATATTGGTTCTGTCTTCGGCAAATATGATACAAATGTTCATAGTGTGTCCATCAGCCCTGATGGACACACTATCGTTACAGGAGGAAGCGATAGCACCGTAAAACTTTGGAGCGTTCAGGCTCAACCCCTCCCTGACTCCTTCAAAATACCTCTACCTCAAGGATACCATGAATCCTTTATCACCAATTCACTCAAGACTGCTATTACTCCCGATGGACATATTCTTGTCACCGATTACGAGGGAAATCTGCAACTGTGGAAACGACCAGGAAGAAATCCTAGAGCACCCATTTCATCGTTTACCCAAAATGAATCGCTTTATAAGCTCGCCATTAGCTCAGATGGACAAACCATCTTTGGGTTGAATACAAAAGAAAATAAGGTGCAAGAGTGGAACCGACAAGGAAAGGCTGCCGATTCACCGTTTTCCATGAAGAAAGGGATTTCTTATGTTGCTATCAGCCCTAATGGACAGACCATTGCCAGTTTGGATGACAAGCAAGTGCAAGTTTGGAACCGCCAGGGTCAGCGTATCGGTGTAGCGCCTCTCCCAAAGAGTAAGATTAGTTCTGTTGCTATCAGTCCTGATGGACAAACTATTGTCGCTGGGGGGGAGCATGGTCAGGTGATGCTGTGGAACAGACCTTGGTGGCATCCTCGCATACCATTTCTAGCCTATAAAGGGAACACTATTGTATCTCCCTCTATTTCCCGCAGCACTACTCCACCTGTTCGGTCTGTTGACATCAGCGCCGACAACCAAAGCATCATCAGTTTAAATGGAGATGAGATATACCTGTGGAACCGCGAAGGTCAGCCCCTTAGTCCACCGTTTTCCCACGAAAAAGGTATCAATTCTGCTGTCATCAGCGCCGATGGGCACACTATTGTCATTGGAGGGAGTGATGGTACTGTGAAATCGTGGGACATCCGTTTGGATACTTGGCTTAAGGTTGCCTGTGAACGATTACGCTATCACCCTGTTCTTGCTACACCTAAAACAGAGGTTGCCAAGGAAGCTAAGGCTACTTGTAAGCAATATGCTTGGAATCTTAAGCGATAA
- a CDS encoding C25 family cysteine peptidase, with translation MSTEQFFFNGIDGATGEYLLPPLTSEQVSQIACGEKFDEAHLLELQKKNLHIKGIEPEFAPVEGVDPKNLAETGWGVIFAHNVDPAIKEALSPLLNLRREQATKKNEHYYQEFEGVKAYRPGESKDKFLARHKVGPGPADPDKMPYYLLIVGDPKTIPYRFQYQLDVQYAVGRIHFDTPEEYAQYARSVVEAETGELSLPRHASFFGVWNNADKATQLSANHLIKPLAELMLKDQPSWTVQTLLKDESTKARLEQLLGGSETPSLLFTASHGMGFPNGDSRQLSHQGALICQDWPGPLQWQGAIPEDFYFCADDVSDDARLLGLIAFHFACYGAGTPKLDDFAHKDAFSKQSTIAPHAFVARLPQRLLGHPKGGALAVVGHVERAWGCSFVWQNTGPQLGVFQSALKRLMEGHPVGSALEFFNQRYAELSSDLSAVLEDVNCGAEVHHLSLASMWTANNDARSYTIIGDPAVRLAVGDVITERPVLESVTLQSAPAISPLNEEATFDEPFLKQAQMDLVKSLEQFLERVQKVSVPQAERLQATVSDVINLLNKLKQQS, from the coding sequence ATGAGTACAGAGCAGTTCTTTTTCAATGGAATTGATGGGGCAACTGGCGAGTATTTGCTACCACCACTAACATCTGAGCAAGTCTCCCAAATTGCTTGTGGTGAGAAGTTTGACGAAGCACACCTCCTTGAACTTCAGAAAAAAAATCTGCACATTAAAGGTATAGAGCCAGAGTTTGCTCCTGTAGAAGGAGTAGACCCGAAAAACCTGGCAGAAACAGGTTGGGGAGTCATTTTCGCTCATAATGTTGACCCTGCAATTAAAGAAGCCCTCAGCCCGCTGCTGAATCTTCGCCGAGAGCAAGCAACAAAGAAGAATGAACATTACTATCAAGAATTTGAGGGTGTCAAAGCTTATCGTCCAGGTGAGTCAAAAGATAAGTTTCTAGCTCGTCACAAAGTAGGTCCGGGTCCCGCCGATCCAGACAAAATGCCCTACTACTTGCTTATCGTTGGCGACCCAAAGACAATTCCTTATCGCTTTCAGTACCAACTCGACGTGCAGTATGCAGTGGGTCGCATTCACTTTGACACTCCGGAGGAGTATGCTCAGTATGCTCGCAGTGTAGTAGAGGCAGAAACAGGCGAGCTCTCACTGCCTCGCCACGCTAGCTTCTTTGGGGTGTGGAACAATGCTGACAAAGCTACTCAACTCAGTGCTAACCACCTCATTAAACCACTGGCTGAATTAATGCTCAAAGACCAGCCAAGCTGGACTGTGCAAACCCTACTCAAAGATGAAAGCACCAAGGCGCGATTGGAGCAATTGTTAGGTGGTAGCGAAACTCCTAGCCTGCTGTTTACAGCTAGTCATGGTATGGGCTTTCCGAATGGCGACTCACGGCAGTTAAGCCATCAAGGGGCACTGATATGTCAGGACTGGCCGGGTCCACTCCAGTGGCAAGGAGCCATTCCAGAAGATTTTTATTTTTGTGCTGATGACGTTAGTGACGACGCTCGATTGCTGGGATTAATCGCATTTCACTTTGCCTGCTATGGTGCGGGTACGCCTAAGTTGGATGATTTTGCTCACAAAGATGCTTTCAGCAAACAGTCAACTATTGCACCTCACGCATTTGTTGCTCGCTTGCCGCAGCGCTTGCTTGGTCATCCCAAAGGGGGGGCGTTGGCCGTAGTCGGTCATGTGGAGCGAGCTTGGGGTTGTTCTTTTGTGTGGCAGAACACCGGACCACAGTTGGGAGTATTTCAAAGTGCTTTGAAGCGACTGATGGAAGGTCATCCGGTGGGATCAGCTCTAGAGTTTTTCAACCAACGCTATGCAGAACTCTCCTCCGACTTGAGTGCTGTACTAGAAGATGTAAATTGTGGTGCAGAGGTTCATCACTTGTCTTTAGCTAGTATGTGGACAGCTAACAATGATGCCCGCAGCTATACGATTATCGGCGATCCAGCAGTGCGGCTAGCTGTTGGTGATGTAATTACTGAGCGACCAGTCCTTGAATCAGTGACTTTGCAGTCTGCGCCTGCAATATCGCCTCTAAATGAGGAAGCCACCTTTGATGAACCTTTCTTGAAGCAAGCTCAGATGGACTTAGTTAAATCTCTGGAACAATTTCTAGAGAGAGTTCAGAAAGTTTCAGTCCCTCAGGCCGAAAGACTTCAGGCAACAGTGTCAGATGTAATTAATCTACTTAATAAGTTGAAGCAGCAAAGTTAA